The sequence below is a genomic window from Pseudomonadota bacterium.
CATGCGCCTTCTGTGGCCGCCCGCGACGATCAGTCCCTCCACGTCCATGAGCCTCATGCAGCGCAGCACGTTCTTGAGATGGCGAGGCTCGACCTGGAAGGGGAGCAGGACCGCTTCGGGGATCCTCGCGCGAATCCTCCGTTCCATGCCGCGGGGGGCCGCAGGCCTCCCGTCGCAGAGCACGCCGAAGATCACCGGGGTTTCGAACTCTGTTCTTGCCATGATCTCCTCCGCATCATCCTCCGGACCGGCTGTGGTATTCGCGCGCCGAGTCGATGTCGCTGCGTATCCGGCGCCTCAGCTCGTCCACGGAGAGGAATCGGGCTTGGTCCCGGACGCGCTCGAGAAACTCAACGGAGACGGTCTTTCCCATCATATCCAACTCCATGTCGATGAGGTGCGTCTCGAATGTGTGGGCTGCATCGGAGAAGGTGGGGTTGACACCGATGCTCGTGATCGAGGCGTATTTTGAGGGTCGCGCCGCTCCGTAGCCGCCCTCGTGCACAAGGGTCCTCGTGATGTAGATCCCGTCCATCGGCTGCGCCTCGCTCGCGACCCTGAGGTTCGCGGTCTTGGCCTCGAGTGCGGCGCCGAAGCCGCGGCCCGGGGCAACCTCGCCGACGACCTCGTACGGCCTGCCCAGCAGCGCGCGTGCCCTCTTCACCTCGCCTGCGGCTATCATGGAGCGGATCACGGTGGAGCTCACCAGAGTCTCTCCTGCGAACACCGCGGGCACGACTATCACGCCGACGCCCGACTTCCGCCCCAGATCCTCGAATGTCTCTATTGTCCCCTGCCTGTGCTGTCCGAACGTGAAGTCGTATCCGATCACCACGCACGAGGCGCGAAGTTTCTTCCTGATGACGTCCTCGAAGAACCGCCCGGGCTCCTGTCTCGCGAACTCCTGCGTGAAGCGCTCCACGATCACCGCGTCGAGCTGCTGCAAGCGGATCTGCCCGATCTTCTGCTCGCGGGTCGTCAGCAGCTTGGGGCACTGAGCTGGAGAGAGTATCCTCACCGGGTGAGGTTCGAAGGTGTAGACGATCGAGAGGGCGGAGCGCCTTTGCGCCTCGAGGCGGGCGCGACGCATGAGCTCCTGGTGGCCTATGTGGACGCCGTCGAAGATGCCGATCGCCACCACCGGCGAGCCGGGCCCCCTCCCCGCAAAACGATCCGATCCTTCGAACAGCTCCACCGCGTCACCTCATTTTTTTCCGGCCGGGGGGGTCGCCTTCCTGCGCTCGACCGCCAGGATTCTGCGCGCGGTCAAGTCCTGGACGTCGCGCGCGCCTATCATGATGTTGTTGGGCCCTTCCTCGAGCGGGACCCTGACCGAGAATTCCATGGTGTTCGACTCCTCGGCGTTGGGCACGTACGCGACCTTGCGGTTTTTCACGTACACGAAGATGTCGCGGACCGGGTCCGAGTCTTTCACCTTGCCTGAGACCGTGGTCCATGCGGCGGAGGTCGATCTGGCCAGCGGGGCGGTCTCTATCGTCGGCGGCCCGTAGATCCTGCCTGTCTGCGGTCTTGTCGAGCCGCTTTCGGTCATGAGCTCGAACTTTTTGGAGAGGACGTTCAGGTGCTTGAAATCCGCGATCGAGAGTTTCAGCGCGCAGCCCTCCTTCTCCTGCTTGCCGTCGACCATGTGGAAGCTGAATCCGGCCCGCCTCTTCGCGCCGGGCGGGAGCACGCCGATCTTGGATCGTCCCTTCTCTATGAACAGCCTCTCGCCGCACTCGTTCGAGAGGGTCACGATGGTCTCGTCTCCGCTGGCCCCCTTGCCGGTGTTCGTTATGTCGACCGTCACCGGGATAGCGGCGTTCTTCGGCATCGGCCTGCCCTTTGCCGCGGAGGGCAATCTCATCTCGAACGAGAACGCCGGGTGCGGCAGCTCCTCGATCTGCAGGGATATCTCCGCGACGGACGGAAGCGCGCCGGCCGCATCCATGAGCTTGAGCCTCAGGGTGCGCTCCGCGGACGGCTCGCTCTCCGGTATCTCGACCTGGGCGGAGAATCCCTTCGTCTCGCCGGGGCGGAGTTTCCCGAGCGGAAATTCGATGCCGTCGAGGTACACCGTTTCCGACTCGGCGACAGCGATGAGCTGCGATGCGGCTCCGCCGCCTGCGTTGGTGGCCGAGACCTCGAGGCGAACTTTGTCGCCGGCCCTGGCGGAGGGGACCGCCTTGCCGTCCTTGAGGAGCCTGTGCGCCGTTTTGAGGGTGGGCTTTCCGTTCGTCGGCGAAATCTTCCAGTCTATCCCGATCTTGGTCAGGGCGTCCGCCATGGCCTTTCGCTGGGACTCCTGTGCGGCCTTGATCACCGGCCCCGACTTTTTCAGCATCTCGGCCGCGCTCGCGCCCGCCGCCTTCGCGAGCAGGTCGCGGGCGAACTCCACTTCGAAGTCGCCGGAGATGTCCGGCTCCCTTGAGTATTCGCGCTTGGATTTTTCCTCCAGCCATTTCTCGTCCCTCTTCGGCGCCATGTACTGCACGCGGAACTTCGGCTCCGCGAGCGGGCCTTCAGAAGCCGCCTCGCCTGCGAGGGCGTGCTCCAGGTCCTTCTCGGTCCTGGGCTTGTCCTCGACTATGTTCACCTCGTCCGCATCGACGGTCGCAGGGATGAGCGCGATGTCCGGGGCGATCCCCCTCACCTGTATGGACTGCCTTCCGGCTGGCTTGTACTGGGCTATCGTGAGTTTGACCGCTGAGCCCTCCCCGACGTCCATCACCGTCTGCACCGATCCCTTTCCGAAGGTTCGCTGGCCCGCGATCACAGCCCTGTCGTTGAGCGCAAGGGCGCCGGCGACGATCTCCGCGGCCGACGCCGAGCCCTCGTTGACGAGGATCACGACAGGGTAATCGGGCTCCACGCCCGTGCCTTTGGCCTCGTCCTTGTCCATGACCCTGCCGCGAGCGCCGACCGTGGTGACGATGACGCCCTGGCCGAGGAACCGGTCGGCCACGTCCACCGCGATGTTGAGCAGCCCGCCCGGGTTGTTGCGCATGTCGAGGATCAGCCCGTCGACGGCCGCGCCGCCCTTGCGCATCGCAGCCAGGGCCTTGCCCACGTCCGAGTCGGTGTTGCTCTGAAAGTTCTTTATCCTTATGTAGCCGATGCGCTTGCCGTCCTTGGCGAGCACCGCGTGCTTGACGCTCTCGATGTTTATGAGCGCACGCGCGAGGGTCATCTTGCGGATCGGCTTGCCCTGCGTTTCTATCGCTATTGTCACCTTCGAGCCGACATCGCCCCTGAGCTTGTTGACCGCGTCGGTGAGGGACATGTTTATCGTGGACTCGTCGTCGATCTGCAGGATGCGGTCGCCCGCCATGATGCCCGCCGCGGATGCGGGGGTGCCCTCTATCGGGGCTATCACCGTGAGCATCCCGTCCTTGATGGAGATCACTATTCCCAGGCCGCCGAAGTTGCCCTTGGTGCCGATCTTGAACTCCTTGAGGACCTTGGGCGGGAGGAAGCCGGAGTGCGGGTCGAGAGACTTGAGCATCCCATCGGCGGCCGCGTACTCCACCTCCTCGGGCGGCGTGTCGTCGTCGGAACGATAGTGCGCGAGCGTGAAGGAGAGGACCTCGCGCAGGGTCCTCGAGAGGTCGCCCAGGCTCGCCATGGGCTTAGCGCCGATCTGCCTGGAGGCCAGCCCCACTGTGACATTGAGCTTTGAGGCCT
It includes:
- a CDS encoding bifunctional riboflavin kinase/FAD synthetase; this encodes MELFEGSDRFAGRGPGSPVVAIGIFDGVHIGHQELMRRARLEAQRRSALSIVYTFEPHPVRILSPAQCPKLLTTREQKIGQIRLQQLDAVIVERFTQEFARQEPGRFFEDVIRKKLRASCVVIGYDFTFGQHRQGTIETFEDLGRKSGVGVIVVPAVFAGETLVSSTVIRSMIAAGEVKRARALLGRPYEVVGEVAPGRGFGAALEAKTANLRVASEAQPMDGIYITRTLVHEGGYGAARPSKYASITSIGVNPTFSDAAHTFETHLIDMELDMMGKTVSVEFLERVRDQARFLSVDELRRRIRSDIDSAREYHSRSGG
- a CDS encoding PDZ domain-containing protein translates to MIRKLRDIPIFRRAALVASAVLILAALINGGTAAQEKDPDQRGRLIERTLHETGKNYYDPDRIEPQRMLSGALDEMQLSVPEMLVDDAKASKLNVTVGLASRQIGAKPMASLGDLSRTLREVLSFTLAHYRSDDDTPPEEVEYAAADGMLKSLDPHSGFLPPKVLKEFKIGTKGNFGGLGIVISIKDGMLTVIAPIEGTPASAAGIMAGDRILQIDDESTINMSLTDAVNKLRGDVGSKVTIAIETQGKPIRKMTLARALINIESVKHAVLAKDGKRIGYIRIKNFQSNTDSDVGKALAAMRKGGAAVDGLILDMRNNPGGLLNIAVDVADRFLGQGVIVTTVGARGRVMDKDEAKGTGVEPDYPVVILVNEGSASAAEIVAGALALNDRAVIAGQRTFGKGSVQTVMDVGEGSAVKLTIAQYKPAGRQSIQVRGIAPDIALIPATVDADEVNIVEDKPRTEKDLEHALAGEAASEGPLAEPKFRVQYMAPKRDEKWLEEKSKREYSREPDISGDFEVEFARDLLAKAAGASAAEMLKKSGPVIKAAQESQRKAMADALTKIGIDWKISPTNGKPTLKTAHRLLKDGKAVPSARAGDKVRLEVSATNAGGGAASQLIAVAESETVYLDGIEFPLGKLRPGETKGFSAQVEIPESEPSAERTLRLKLMDAAGALPSVAEISLQIEELPHPAFSFEMRLPSAAKGRPMPKNAAIPVTVDITNTGKGASGDETIVTLSNECGERLFIEKGRSKIGVLPPGAKRRAGFSFHMVDGKQEKEGCALKLSIADFKHLNVLSKKFELMTESGSTRPQTGRIYGPPTIETAPLARSTSAAWTTVSGKVKDSDPVRDIFVYVKNRKVAYVPNAEESNTMEFSVRVPLEEGPNNIMIGARDVQDLTARRILAVERRKATPPAGKK